One window of the Paenibacillus beijingensis genome contains the following:
- a CDS encoding sensor histidine kinase codes for MKLTARSITTLLLLFCLFFGYVISQIGASNSSGISAIDQWQVLPVMEAASASPPPLPTGQEQGWLQADADHPMGNEDSANPESLEAAWIRLKLPDLNDGKSALFIQNVYARSIHIYLEGVPVYDHTRDYNIDANKLLIPLDQADSGKSLLVYVYSSNGRLGIQSKVEIGDFSQLQRTYTTIDITDFLIGCALVFVAAIMLVCTFFTRDSHLSSWVPLCMIILTLGLLLITYSTAVYSLYDHYGQLFAGLLDRSLFVFLPAMTYFFLTVIGPGKYGIVRKWLYIQSTYSAFCFVFSIWNEITEGRYDSLYYLFSVKIMGIFILLEFALLIATAAGYMFKGNRNAMMLFIGFGLLGCAVTTDLILFYTSNFTHRFVIWKWGIVAFVVSLVAILGKQIAEHHEQVVKYSKELEQFNNELQRSDKMEIVSGLAASVAHEVRNPLQVTRGFLQLLGQKASEKEMAYMNLAIEELDRASNIITDFLTFAKPELDSVKRLHLSDELRRIQGILNPLANLSGGKIILEIPDDLYIRGDSSKFRQAIINIVKNSIEAIKEHGQVHILAYGEGDAVVIRIMDNGEGIKPEALKKLGEPYYSNKTRGTGLGLMVTFRIIEAMRGTLTYSSEPGVGTEAVIRFPADPENGK; via the coding sequence ATGAAACTTACAGCGAGATCGATTACAACGCTACTGCTGCTTTTTTGTTTATTTTTTGGTTATGTCATCAGTCAAATCGGCGCAAGCAATTCGAGCGGCATTTCTGCCATCGATCAGTGGCAGGTGCTGCCGGTTATGGAAGCCGCTTCGGCCTCGCCCCCGCCGCTGCCTACCGGTCAGGAACAAGGCTGGCTTCAAGCGGACGCCGATCATCCAATGGGCAATGAAGATTCTGCAAACCCGGAATCTCTCGAAGCCGCTTGGATCCGCCTGAAATTGCCGGATCTGAATGATGGCAAGTCCGCTCTGTTTATTCAAAACGTTTACGCCCGCAGTATCCATATTTACTTGGAGGGCGTTCCTGTTTACGATCATACAAGGGACTATAATATCGATGCGAATAAACTGCTGATTCCCCTGGACCAGGCCGATTCCGGCAAATCGCTGCTTGTATATGTTTACTCGTCCAATGGACGACTCGGCATTCAAAGCAAGGTGGAGATCGGGGATTTTTCTCAGCTGCAGCGTACATATACAACGATTGATATTACTGATTTTTTGATTGGCTGCGCGCTCGTTTTTGTTGCCGCGATCATGCTCGTATGCACCTTTTTTACGCGGGACTCCCATTTATCGAGTTGGGTGCCGCTTTGTATGATTATTTTGACGCTCGGTCTGCTGCTGATCACCTATTCGACCGCCGTTTATTCGCTTTACGATCATTACGGTCAATTATTTGCCGGTTTGCTCGACCGGTCGCTGTTTGTTTTTCTGCCCGCCATGACCTACTTTTTCTTAACGGTGATCGGTCCGGGCAAGTACGGAATCGTTCGTAAATGGTTATATATCCAGAGCACTTATTCCGCCTTTTGCTTCGTATTCAGTATATGGAATGAGATTACGGAAGGGCGCTATGACTCGCTTTACTATTTATTCAGTGTAAAAATAATGGGCATATTCATCCTGTTGGAATTTGCATTGCTGATTGCAACAGCGGCGGGTTATATGTTCAAAGGAAACCGGAACGCCATGATGCTGTTCATCGGGTTCGGCCTGTTGGGATGCGCGGTTACAACCGATTTGATTTTATTTTACACATCGAACTTTACGCACCGCTTTGTCATTTGGAAATGGGGCATTGTGGCGTTTGTCGTCAGTCTCGTAGCCATTCTTGGCAAGCAGATCGCCGAGCATCACGAGCAGGTCGTCAAATATTCCAAGGAGCTGGAGCAATTCAACAATGAGCTGCAGCGCTCCGACAAAATGGAAATCGTCAGCGGGCTTGCGGCCTCGGTCGCACATGAGGTGCGCAATCCGCTTCAGGTGACGCGGGGATTTCTGCAGCTTCTCGGGCAGAAGGCGTCGGAAAAGGAAATGGCTTACATGAATCTGGCGATCGAAGAGCTGGACCGCGCGTCCAACATTATTACCGATTTCCTGACGTTCGCCAAGCCGGAATTGGACTCGGTGAAGAGGCTGCACCTTTCGGACGAGCTGCGCCGCATTCAAGGGATTCTGAATCCGCTGGCCAATTTGAGCGGGGGGAAGATTATACTTGAAATTCCCGACGATCTTTACATAAGGGGCGACTCATCCAAGTTCAGGCAGGCGATCATCAATATCGTCAAAAACAGCATTGAAGCGATTAAAGAGCACGGACAGGTTCATATCTTAGCGTACGGAGAAGGGGATGCGGTCGTAATCCGGATTATGGATAACGGGGAAGGCATAAAGCCGGAAGCGCTGAAGAAGCTCGGCGAGCCGTATTATTCCAATAAGACGAGAGGCACCGGACTGGGTCTGATGGTCACATTCCGCATTATCGAAGCGATGCGCGGGACGCTGACCTACTCCAGTGAACCCGGCGTCGGAACGGAAGCCGTCATCCGTTTCCCGGCTGACCCGGAGAACGGAAAATAA
- a CDS encoding MMPL family transporter has product MRTVIRWRWAVLALWIIAAAVLMATAPDFNELVKEKGQITVPEGYSSSVAAKLINESKSAAGENKNELTSVLVFHNDQGLSSADQENIRQGVESLKSEGSEIGITTVTSYFEQPDLKEQMLSKDGKTALVLVGIDRDGRSELELSDALYAAVADVPVEHYYTGGWLIDMDQQQSSMDGLKKTELITVVFILVILFIVFRSAVAPFIPLVAVGVSYLLSQSVVSFLAEYADFPISNFTQIFMVAVMFGIGTDYCILLISRYKEELAHSGDKTEAIIATYRTAGRTVLVSGAAVLVGFASIGFSTFMLYRSAVAVAVGVAVLLIALVTLVPFFMAVLGKGLFWPSRGALEHKQSALWGAMGRFSLRKPLWALIVLAVVLVPFMAAYKNAISFNSLDEIGDKYNSVKAFNVIADSFGPGDSMPSTVVIKADRPLDTKEGLAALEQVSRELANVDGVKSVRSATRPLGEPLDDLQVTSQAGTVGTGIGQGADGLSQIGKGLSDASSSLSDNAPKLEEAAKGAGELVAGTNRLKAGVEQLGSGLAAIEKGLKDGTAGAAQLSAGLASAKESADKLAASSKQLLASYDQLGGGIGKLSAAYAAVAEQQSSLAGDLSGLHGTFEDMQQKYPELQNDSEFQGALGALSRLQGGASDLAGQLSQLNAQLSGAAKGLAQANAGYKQAADGQAALAQGLAKLSQGIASLEQGVSQAAEGQSQVISKLPSITQGLDSLSAGQKELQSGFASLNSQLGELSGGLDKSVDGLAQVSSGLKSAEEYLNELSAAPNQQLTGWNMPQQALGDEDYRSALDNYLSKDKKTATFDVVFAGNPYDEQTLSEIPSVNEAVVRGLKGTSFEQASFAVSGITSTQHDLNTISDADYSRTVMLMLIGIAIILLLLFRSIVIPLYLIASLVLTYFSSMAIAEVIFVRMLGYSGISWPVPFFSFVLLMALGVDYSIFLMDRFREYRHLPVSEAILKAMKNMGGVIMSAAVILGGTFAAMLPSGVLSLMQIATVVLSGLFLYALFILPIFIPVMVRTFGAANWWPFMDSRGQEDSYAEGSAVHVASVSGNAVNGSRN; this is encoded by the coding sequence ATGAGAACAGTGATTCGATGGAGATGGGCCGTGCTGGCGCTGTGGATTATCGCGGCCGCCGTACTTATGGCGACGGCCCCGGATTTCAACGAACTTGTGAAGGAAAAGGGCCAGATTACGGTGCCGGAAGGCTACTCGTCCTCCGTCGCGGCCAAGCTGATTAACGAATCGAAGAGCGCTGCAGGGGAGAACAAAAACGAGCTGACTTCAGTGCTTGTATTCCATAACGATCAAGGGCTCAGCAGCGCCGACCAGGAGAACATCCGTCAGGGAGTCGAAAGCCTGAAGAGCGAAGGAAGCGAGATCGGCATCACCACCGTTACTTCGTATTTTGAACAGCCCGATTTGAAGGAACAGATGCTGTCCAAGGACGGTAAGACGGCGCTCGTGCTGGTCGGCATCGACAGAGACGGACGGAGCGAGCTTGAGCTGAGCGACGCGCTGTACGCGGCTGTGGCGGACGTCCCGGTCGAGCACTATTATACCGGCGGCTGGCTGATCGATATGGATCAGCAGCAAAGCTCCATGGACGGCTTGAAAAAGACGGAGCTGATCACGGTTGTATTCATTCTTGTCATTCTGTTCATTGTGTTCCGTTCGGCGGTTGCGCCGTTCATTCCGCTTGTCGCCGTTGGAGTCAGCTATTTGCTGTCGCAGTCGGTCGTATCGTTCCTGGCGGAATATGCCGATTTTCCGATTTCGAACTTTACGCAAATTTTCATGGTCGCGGTCATGTTCGGCATCGGAACGGACTACTGCATCCTGCTGATCAGCCGCTATAAGGAAGAGCTTGCGCACAGCGGCGACAAGACGGAAGCGATCATCGCCACTTACCGGACAGCCGGCCGGACCGTACTCGTATCCGGAGCTGCCGTACTGGTCGGCTTCGCTTCTATCGGATTTTCCACGTTTATGCTGTACCGTTCGGCGGTTGCGGTCGCGGTTGGCGTCGCGGTGCTGCTGATCGCGCTGGTGACCCTCGTGCCGTTCTTCATGGCGGTGCTGGGCAAAGGGCTGTTCTGGCCTTCGCGCGGGGCGCTCGAGCATAAACAGAGCGCGCTCTGGGGAGCGATGGGGCGCTTCTCGCTGCGCAAGCCGCTGTGGGCGCTCATTGTGCTGGCGGTCGTGCTCGTCCCTTTTATGGCTGCATATAAAAACGCGATTTCGTTTAACTCTTTGGATGAGATCGGCGATAAGTACAATTCGGTAAAAGCATTTAACGTGATCGCCGACAGCTTCGGTCCCGGCGACTCGATGCCTTCGACCGTCGTCATTAAAGCGGACCGGCCGCTGGATACGAAAGAAGGGCTGGCGGCGCTGGAGCAGGTGAGCCGGGAGCTTGCCAACGTGGACGGCGTAAAAAGCGTCCGCAGCGCCACGCGTCCTCTCGGGGAGCCGCTTGATGATCTGCAAGTAACGTCACAGGCCGGAACGGTCGGAACCGGCATCGGGCAGGGCGCCGACGGACTCAGCCAGATCGGCAAAGGCCTCTCCGATGCTTCCAGCTCGCTTAGCGACAATGCACCGAAGCTGGAAGAGGCCGCGAAGGGAGCGGGAGAGCTCGTGGCCGGCACGAACCGGCTGAAGGCGGGCGTCGAGCAGCTCGGCAGCGGCCTGGCTGCGATCGAGAAAGGGCTGAAAGACGGCACGGCCGGAGCGGCGCAGCTGTCGGCGGGACTTGCGTCGGCGAAAGAGAGCGCCGACAAGCTTGCTGCATCAAGCAAGCAGCTGCTCGCCAGCTACGATCAGCTCGGAGGCGGCATCGGTAAGCTGTCCGCGGCCTACGCAGCTGTTGCCGAGCAGCAGAGCAGCCTGGCGGGCGACCTGAGCGGTCTGCACGGTACGTTCGAGGATATGCAGCAAAAATATCCGGAGCTCCAAAACGACAGCGAGTTCCAGGGAGCGCTCGGTGCGCTGTCCCGGCTTCAAGGCGGCGCCTCGGATTTGGCCGGACAGCTGTCGCAGCTGAATGCGCAGCTGTCGGGAGCGGCGAAAGGCTTGGCGCAGGCCAACGCCGGTTACAAGCAAGCGGCTGACGGGCAGGCCGCGCTGGCGCAAGGGCTGGCGAAATTGTCGCAAGGCATCGCCTCGCTCGAGCAGGGAGTCAGTCAGGCTGCGGAGGGGCAAAGCCAAGTGATATCGAAGCTGCCGTCCATCACGCAGGGGCTGGACAGCTTGAGCGCCGGTCAAAAGGAGCTGCAGTCCGGATTTGCGAGCCTGAATTCGCAGCTTGGGGAACTGAGCGGAGGGCTGGATAAGAGTGTTGACGGCCTGGCGCAAGTATCGAGCGGACTGAAATCGGCGGAAGAATACTTAAACGAGCTGTCAGCCGCTCCGAATCAGCAGCTGACCGGGTGGAATATGCCGCAGCAGGCGCTTGGCGACGAGGACTATAGATCGGCGCTGGACAATTATTTATCGAAGGACAAAAAGACGGCGACATTCGATGTCGTGTTTGCCGGCAACCCGTACGATGAGCAAACGCTGAGCGAAATCCCGTCCGTCAACGAGGCGGTGGTGCGTGGGCTGAAAGGAACAAGCTTTGAACAGGCTTCGTTTGCCGTCAGCGGCATTACGAGCACCCAGCACGATCTGAACACGATCTCCGACGCGGATTACTCCCGCACCGTCATGCTGATGCTGATCGGAATCGCGATCATATTGCTGCTGTTGTTCCGGTCCATCGTCATTCCGCTCTACCTGATCGCGTCGCTCGTTCTCACTTATTTTTCATCGATGGCCATCGCGGAGGTGATCTTCGTCCGCATGCTCGGCTATTCCGGCATCAGCTGGCCGGTGCCGTTCTTCAGCTTCGTGCTGCTGATGGCGCTTGGCGTCGATTACAGCATCTTCCTGATGGACCGGTTCCGTGAATACCGGCATCTGCCCGTGTCGGAAGCGATCTTGAAGGCGATGAAAAATATGGGCGGCGTCATCATGTCCGCCGCCGTCATTCTGGGCGGCACGTTCGCGGCGATGCTGCCGTCGGGCGTCCTGTCGCTGATGCAGATTGCGACCGTCGTCCTGAGCGGGCTGTTCCTGTACGCGCTGTTCATTTTGCCGATCTTCATTCCGGTCATGGTACGCACGTTCGGCGCTGCCAACTGGTGGCCATTCATGGACAGCCGCGGTCAAGAGGATTCGTATGCCGAAGGCAGCGCCGTACACGTCGCCTCCGTATCCGGGAACGCCGTGAACGGCAGCCGCAACTAG
- a CDS encoding MarR family winged helix-turn-helix transcriptional regulator, whose product MDERPLLCEIIKRYEIASFTVDRRINALVKDLMPEDLTTEQYWVIRYIQMRERSTSSELAEVFCVGKSSVTAIVTRLADKALIQRIPDPSDRRVTYLQLTEEGVQLAEQMEQVIQDLLAGLIGHFTADEAKQFLELYEKLAHVLLHYESGLAALDPGAESETE is encoded by the coding sequence ATGGATGAAAGACCTCTGTTGTGCGAGATCATTAAGCGCTATGAAATCGCGTCGTTTACGGTTGACCGGCGTATTAACGCGCTAGTCAAGGATTTGATGCCGGAGGATTTGACGACGGAACAGTACTGGGTGATCCGGTATATCCAGATGCGTGAGAGGTCGACCTCCTCCGAGCTCGCGGAAGTGTTTTGCGTCGGCAAAAGCTCTGTAACGGCGATCGTTACCCGGCTAGCCGATAAAGCGCTCATACAGCGCATACCGGATCCGTCCGACCGCCGGGTTACCTATTTGCAGCTGACGGAAGAAGGGGTTCAGCTTGCCGAACAGATGGAGCAAGTGATTCAGGATTTGCTCGCCGGGCTGATCGGCCACTTTACCGCCGACGAAGCGAAGCAGTTTCTCGAGCTGTACGAGAAGCTTGCCCATGTGCTACTGCATTATGAGAGCGGGTTGGCGGCGCTTGACCCGGGAGCAGAAAGCGAAACGGAATAG
- a CDS encoding DinB family protein, protein MYTTIEQFAADWTNETMATQRAMDLLTDASLAQEIAPGHRVLGQLAWHLVTTVHEMLTRTGLEFASPAEDERAPQSARQIAQSYRIVSAAMLDAVRSQWTDQDLQRATNMYGEEWKNGLTLHIFISHEIHHRGQMTVLMRQAGLRVPDIYGPTREDWLARGMVPLL, encoded by the coding sequence ATGTATACGACGATTGAACAGTTTGCAGCGGATTGGACAAACGAGACGATGGCGACGCAGCGGGCGATGGACCTGCTTACCGACGCCTCGCTTGCACAGGAAATTGCGCCGGGACACCGCGTTTTGGGTCAGCTCGCCTGGCATCTCGTTACGACGGTTCATGAAATGCTGACGCGCACGGGACTGGAATTTGCCTCGCCGGCGGAAGACGAGCGGGCGCCGCAATCGGCCCGGCAGATTGCCCAAAGCTACCGGATCGTCAGCGCGGCGATGCTGGATGCCGTCCGCAGCCAATGGACCGATCAAGATCTGCAGCGCGCAACGAACATGTACGGCGAAGAGTGGAAGAACGGGCTGACGCTGCATATTTTCATCAGCCACGAAATTCACCACCGCGGCCAGATGACCGTTCTGATGCGTCAGGCCGGACTGCGTGTGCCGGACATTTACGGGCCGACGCGCGAAGACTGGCTGGCGAGGGGCATGGTGCCGCTGCTGTAG
- a CDS encoding SPL family radical SAM protein, whose amino-acid sequence MPFNWSINPYRGCAHGCSFCYARGFQSFTGKGAGDEFQDHISLKINAAEALETQLHRLTVKFNFDLDALGRHLGQIAIGTATDPYQPVEGKARLTRECLKVLARYRVPVSITTRSPLIVRDIDLLRQMNVASVNVSLGTLDAGLLRKLEPGAPLPTGRLETITALAGAGIPVGMFAAPILPYLTDSPEQLDSLLRAAKEYGASFAMASLLRLSPDVKQWYYGILGEHFPHLLRSYGKLYRHAYADQEYKERINRLTAGLLDKYGFSGREPAAPRDSYGLRITNDHSDGKFDLSGRYGSGSAGEGRGTAAKLHPGENYVVQPVADQMSFPF is encoded by the coding sequence ATGCCGTTCAATTGGTCCATTAACCCATACCGAGGATGCGCGCACGGATGCAGCTTCTGTTATGCGCGCGGCTTTCAGTCCTTTACCGGAAAGGGAGCCGGAGACGAATTTCAAGATCACATCTCGCTGAAAATAAACGCGGCCGAAGCGCTGGAAACGCAGCTTCACCGGCTCACGGTCAAGTTCAACTTCGATCTGGACGCGCTGGGGCGCCATCTCGGCCAGATTGCAATCGGTACGGCAACTGATCCGTATCAACCGGTTGAAGGGAAGGCTCGGCTTACGCGGGAATGCTTGAAGGTGCTGGCCCGATACCGGGTTCCGGTATCCATTACAACCCGTTCCCCGCTCATCGTCAGAGACATCGATCTGCTGCGCCAGATGAATGTCGCTTCGGTCAACGTCAGTCTCGGTACGCTCGATGCCGGACTGCTGCGCAAGCTGGAGCCTGGAGCCCCGCTGCCGACCGGAAGGCTGGAGACGATCACCGCTCTGGCTGGGGCAGGCATACCGGTCGGCATGTTCGCCGCGCCTATTTTGCCTTATTTAACGGATTCGCCGGAGCAGCTTGACTCCTTGCTGCGGGCGGCGAAGGAATACGGTGCTTCATTCGCGATGGCCTCTCTGCTGCGCTTGTCGCCGGATGTGAAACAGTGGTATTACGGAATCCTTGGCGAGCATTTTCCGCATTTGCTCCGCTCATACGGCAAGCTGTACCGGCATGCTTATGCGGATCAGGAGTACAAGGAGCGAATAAACAGGCTGACGGCCGGCCTGCTGGACAAATATGGTTTTTCCGGCCGAGAGCCGGCCGCACCTCGGGATAGTTACGGATTGCGAATCACAAACGATCATTCGGACGGAAAGTTTGATCTAAGCGGAAGGTACGGCTCCGGCTCTGCCGGAGAAGGCCGCGGAACGGCCGCAAAGCTGCATCCGGGGGAAAACTATGTCGTTCAGCCGGTTGCCGATCAAATGTCGTTCCCGTTCTGA
- a CDS encoding NHLP leader peptide family RiPP precursor, with amino-acid sequence MVQKQELLSQIIEKAWSDPDFKEQLLKDPKNSLKAEFGIEIPDHISVTAVEEDSSNFYLVIPPNPADVNTAQENEDPVAGW; translated from the coding sequence GTGGTTCAGAAACAAGAACTGCTTTCCCAAATCATTGAAAAAGCCTGGTCAGATCCGGATTTCAAAGAACAATTGTTGAAAGACCCTAAAAATTCATTAAAAGCGGAGTTCGGCATTGAAATTCCGGACCATATTTCGGTTACAGCAGTGGAAGAGGACTCCTCGAACTTCTATCTTGTCATCCCCCCTAATCCGGCCGACGTAAACACGGCCCAGGAGAACGAAGACCCGGTTGCCGGGTGGTAG
- a CDS encoding helix-turn-helix transcriptional regulator → MKLERLLAVTMLLLNRRRVSAQELAERFEVSLRTVYRDMEAINAAGIPVVSYTGAAGGYEIMEKYRVERQFLSYEELESIMIALRGVRSTLHERDIGMLLDKVGALAAKTERGSGQGERLMIDLDPWSGGEEQKALMRQLRGAADSLRLVKFRYTNGQGEEAVREVEPVGVVLKGYIWYLYAYCRLRGDYRIFRLSRVEQLTVLQATFERRSKELQHFDFRWGAQKKYDLVRLKLLFHPRAKARVYDYFDRDAIRLEPDGMLLVTSEQPDEPWLYGMLLGYGADVRVLGPEHVAREVRERAVEIVRNYDFTLP, encoded by the coding sequence ATGAAGCTGGAGAGGCTGCTGGCCGTCACGATGCTGCTGCTGAACCGCAGAAGAGTAAGCGCGCAGGAATTGGCGGAACGGTTCGAGGTTTCGCTGCGCACCGTTTACCGCGATATGGAGGCGATTAATGCGGCCGGAATACCGGTCGTTTCGTATACGGGCGCGGCGGGCGGTTACGAAATTATGGAGAAGTACCGGGTAGAGAGGCAGTTTTTGTCCTATGAGGAACTGGAATCGATTATGATCGCACTCCGCGGCGTGCGCTCCACCTTACATGAGCGGGATATCGGGATGCTGCTGGACAAGGTCGGGGCGCTGGCCGCCAAGACGGAGCGCGGCAGCGGCCAAGGCGAACGGCTCATGATCGATTTGGATCCGTGGAGCGGCGGAGAGGAGCAGAAGGCGCTTATGCGGCAGCTGCGCGGGGCGGCCGACTCGCTGCGGCTGGTGAAGTTTCGCTATACGAACGGACAAGGCGAGGAAGCGGTCCGGGAAGTTGAACCGGTCGGCGTCGTTTTGAAGGGGTACATCTGGTATTTGTATGCTTACTGCCGTCTGCGCGGCGACTACCGGATTTTCCGGTTGTCCCGGGTCGAGCAGCTGACGGTGCTGCAGGCGACATTCGAGCGCAGGTCCAAGGAGCTCCAGCACTTCGACTTCCGCTGGGGAGCGCAGAAGAAGTATGATCTTGTGCGGCTAAAGCTCCTTTTTCATCCGCGTGCAAAAGCGAGGGTTTACGATTATTTTGACCGTGATGCAATCAGGCTGGAGCCGGACGGAATGCTGCTTGTAACTTCGGAGCAGCCCGACGAGCCGTGGCTGTACGGCATGCTGCTCGGTTACGGCGCGGATGTGCGCGTGCTCGGGCCGGAGCATGTCGCGCGGGAAGTGCGGGAGCGTGCGGTGGAAATTGTGCGGAATTACGATTTTACACTGCCATAA